A stretch of Zonotrichia leucophrys gambelii isolate GWCS_2022_RI chromosome 19, RI_Zleu_2.0, whole genome shotgun sequence DNA encodes these proteins:
- the NSUN5 gene encoding 28S rRNA (cytosine-C(5))-methyltransferase: protein MALYSAAAAVLAGLERGEGGLKSLVYNSGFPHVRQLYALVSETLRYASVLEKLLDGAALLQAEKKLPPQLAKVLVYDLLFGKGLKCGGRWKALARRHRARLEAELARMKVRHKVSRNEDLLAPEKAVSAAASQVPRYVRINTLKTCVDDVIEFFKRQGYTYLGKAVSVEEMKALSGKKFMLDLHLPELLVFPSQTDLHDNLLYTSGHIILQDKASCLPAFLLGPVAGSHVIDACAAPGNKTSHLAAILKNKGQIFAFDVDPKRVATMNTLLTRAGVTGCQLVQQDFLTVDPRDRKYSRVTHILLDPSCSGSGMVTRGPGEEAAPSAERLQALAGFQRRVLSHALSFPALQRLVYSTCSLHQEENEDVVQAVLQEWGSAFRLVTAFPSWPCRGLAAFSGAESCLRASPAETLTHGFFVAVLERCREGAAAPSSLPAAAKESLQPGEGAEPGAAPKKRKKQRVKE from the exons ATGGCGCTGTACAGCGCGGCGGCCGCGGTGCTGGCGGGGCTGGAGCGCGGCGAAGGCGGCCTGAAGAGCCTCGTGTACAACAGCGGCTTCCCG CATGTCCGGCAGCTGTACGCGCTGGTGTCCGAGACCCTCCGCTACGCCTCGgtgctggagaagctgctggatgGAGCCGCGCTGCTGCAGGCCGAGAAGAAGCTGCCGCCGCAGCTGGCGAAG GTCTTGGTGTATGACCTGCTCTTCGGCAAGGGGCTGAAGTGCGGGGGCCGGTGGAAGGCCCTGGCCCGGCGGCACCGGGCGCGGCTGGAGGCCGAGCTGGCGCGCATGAAGGTGCGGCACAAGGTGAGCCGCAACGAGGACCTGCTGGCCCCGGAGAAGGCAGTAAGCGCCGCAG CCTCCCAGGTCCCACGCTACGTCCGGATCAACACCCTGAAGACTTGTGTGGACGATGTGATCGAGTTCTTCAAGCGCCAGGGATATACCTATCTGGGCAAGGCAGTCAG TGTGGAGGAGATGAAGgccctttctggaaaaaaattcatgtTGGATCTGCATCTTCCGGAGCTGTTGGTTTTCCCTTCACAGACAGACCTCCATGACAACCTGCTGTATACTTCAGGACACATAATTCTGCAGGACAAG GccagctgcctccctgccttcctccttGGCCCTGTTGCTGGCTCCCATGTCATCGatgcctgtgctgcccctggaaACAAGACGAGCCACCTGGCTGCCATCCTGAAGAACAAGGG ACAGATCTTTGCCTTTGATGTGGACCCCAAGCGCGTGGCCACCATGAACACACTGCTGACACGGGCAGGGGTCACTGGCTGTCAGCTGGTCCAGCAGGACTTCCTGACCGTGGACCCCAGAGACCGCAAATACAGCAGGGTAACCCACATCCTTCTCGACCCATCCTGCAGTGGCTCAG GGATGGTGACGCGGGGGCCAGGGGAGGAGGCGGCCCCGAGTGCTGAGCGCTTGCAGGCGCTGGCTGGCTTCCAGCGCCGTGTCCTCAGCCATGCCCTGagcttcccagctctccagcgCCTGGTCTACTCCACCTGCTCCCTGCACCAGGAAGAGAACGAGGATGTGGTGCAGGCTGTACTGCAGGAGTGGGGCTCGGCCTTCAG GCTGGTGACTGCCTTCCCGTCGTGGCCCTGCCGAGGGCTCGCGGCCTTCTCTGGAGCAGAGAGCTGCCTCCGTGCTTCCCCTGCAGAGACCCTCACCCACGGCTTCTtcgtggctgtgctggagcggtgcagggaaggggctgctgcccccag ctccctgcctgcagcagccaaggagagcctgcagccaggagagggagcagagccaggagcagctcccaagaagaggaaaaagcagcGGGTGAAagaatga